A genome region from Candidatus Zixiibacteriota bacterium includes the following:
- a CDS encoding helix-turn-helix domain-containing protein yields MKESRYRESRVCRVLGNPVVYWMVRLLHERGPMTPTRIADLVGRRLQTVSGHLATLRATDLVRYERRNGISRYWLKHGPETGALLSALAGLVRKASRLRD; encoded by the coding sequence GTGAAGGAATCGAGATACCGCGAGTCGCGGGTGTGTCGGGTTCTCGGCAATCCGGTGGTTTACTGGATGGTTCGGCTGCTACATGAACGCGGGCCGATGACCCCGACGAGGATCGCCGACCTCGTCGGGCGCCGTCTTCAGACCGTCAGCGGCCATCTGGCGACTCTGAGGGCTACCGACCTGGTGCGGTACGAAAGACGAAATGGGATCAGCCGCTATTGGCTCAAGCACGGTCCGGAAACCGGAGCGCTCCTATCGGCACTGGCCGGCCTGGTCAGGAAAGCGAGTCGATTGCGCGATTGA